A single genomic interval of Adhaeribacter pallidiroseus harbors:
- the nth gene encoding endonuclease III gives MRKKERYQHLIEYFTHNFPEPETELAYGNAYELILAVVLSAQCTDKRVNLVTPALYEQFPTPQHLAAATPEEIYPFIKSISYPNNKAKHLAGLGKMLVEQFNAEVPSSVEELQKLPGVGRKTANVIASVVYNQPAMAVDTHVFRVSKRLGLVTQNAHTPLEVEKQLMAYIPKEVVPKAHHWLILHGRYICVARKPKCAVCPLTHFCKFYQTHWPNMLDDPENRLG, from the coding sequence ATGCGCAAAAAAGAACGGTACCAACACTTAATAGAATATTTCACTCATAATTTTCCGGAGCCCGAAACCGAACTTGCCTACGGTAACGCTTACGAACTCATTCTGGCGGTAGTACTGAGTGCCCAATGTACCGATAAACGCGTAAACCTGGTAACCCCAGCCTTGTACGAGCAGTTTCCTACCCCGCAACACCTGGCTGCTGCTACACCCGAAGAGATTTATCCGTTTATTAAAAGTATTTCGTACCCAAATAATAAAGCCAAACATCTGGCTGGTTTGGGCAAAATGCTAGTGGAGCAGTTTAACGCCGAAGTACCCAGCAGTGTAGAAGAATTGCAAAAATTACCCGGCGTGGGTCGTAAAACCGCCAACGTAATTGCTTCGGTTGTTTACAACCAACCCGCTATGGCCGTAGATACGCATGTTTTCCGGGTATCGAAGCGCTTAGGTTTGGTAACGCAAAACGCGCATACGCCTTTGGAGGTTGAAAAGCAACTCATGGCTTATATCCCCAAAGAGGTAGTACCGAAAGCCCACCACTGGCTCATTTTACACGGCCGGTATATTTGCGTCGCGCGTAAGCCCAAATGCGCTGTTTGCCCCCTTACCCACTTCTGTAAATTTTACCAGACACACTGGCCTAATATGCTGGATGACCCGGAAAACCGTTTAGGTTAA
- a CDS encoding RNA polymerase sigma factor, whose protein sequence is MNTIQLSDSELVSLYIAGNENAFELLVKRHKNKVFTTILLIVKDTYTAEDLLQDTFIKAIHTMKSGRYNEEGKFSSWICRIAHNLAIDFFRKEKRNPTIEMEDGSNVFNTLAFAEESIESLQIKEDTHKRLRELIQQLPEAQKEVLIMRHYADMSFQEIAETTGVSINTALGRMRYALINLRKKMTNQNIDYDKNHYSQ, encoded by the coding sequence ATGAACACAATCCAACTTAGCGACTCCGAACTGGTGTCGTTATATATTGCAGGTAATGAAAACGCTTTCGAACTTTTAGTAAAAAGACACAAGAACAAAGTTTTTACCACGATTTTATTAATCGTGAAAGATACTTACACCGCCGAAGACTTGTTGCAGGATACTTTTATTAAAGCTATCCATACCATGAAAAGTGGTCGGTATAACGAGGAGGGTAAATTTTCTTCGTGGATTTGCCGCATTGCCCATAACTTGGCAATCGACTTTTTCCGGAAAGAAAAACGCAACCCCACTATTGAAATGGAAGATGGCAGCAATGTTTTTAACACGCTAGCCTTCGCCGAAGAATCAATTGAATCCCTGCAGATCAAAGAAGACACGCACAAGCGGCTTCGCGAATTGATCCAGCAGTTGCCTGAAGCGCAAAAAGAAGTTTTAATTATGCGCCATTACGCGGATATGAGCTTTCAGGAAATTGCCGAAACTACGGGGGTTAGCATCAATACGGCTTTAGGCCGTATGCGTTATGCGTTGATCAATCTTCGGAAGAAGATGACTAACCAGAACATAGATTATGATAAAAACCACTACTCACAATGA
- a CDS encoding ArsR/SmtB family transcription factor yields the protein MATPKIAAFRESEITLATYAKALAHPARVAILNMLSKKQICICGDIVEELPLSQSTVSQHLKELKSAGLITGEVNGACVCYYLNVDQIQKVRALFLQFLSELENEQ from the coding sequence ATGGCTACACCTAAAATAGCGGCTTTCCGCGAAAGTGAGATCACCTTAGCCACTTATGCGAAAGCCCTGGCGCATCCAGCCCGGGTAGCTATTTTAAACATGCTGAGCAAAAAGCAGATTTGCATTTGCGGAGATATTGTAGAAGAATTACCCTTATCACAATCTACGGTTTCGCAGCATTTAAAAGAATTAAAATCGGCGGGCCTGATTACCGGCGAAGTAAATGGCGCTTGCGTGTGTTATTATCTCAACGTAGATCAGATTCAAAAAGTACGCGCGCTTTTTCTGCAATTTTTAAGTGAATTAGAAAATGAGCAGTAA